Proteins found in one Arthrobacter pascens genomic segment:
- a CDS encoding phosphohydrolase → MSELEFTEAGSPVTRTPRFTVETAKVLAEVAHNRQKDKLKRPYRDHVIAVGDALADFDDDIRIAGYLHDIAEDTPMTRQALLDMGVSDRAVGIIERVTKRLHDDPDDYQAGIRFIAEDHDAALVKIADNAHNSLPERVKALAEKWPDKPPVTRYDDARPVLYAAVGVEEVRKILARVNPWLLKELDDRLDEEDDTDYENLSYEESGSGTPDSRES, encoded by the coding sequence ATGTCTGAATTGGAATTCACGGAAGCCGGCTCCCCGGTTACACGGACCCCGCGTTTCACCGTCGAGACCGCCAAGGTCCTGGCCGAGGTGGCCCACAACCGGCAGAAGGACAAGCTCAAGCGCCCTTATCGGGACCACGTGATCGCCGTCGGGGACGCCCTTGCTGATTTTGATGACGACATCCGGATCGCTGGCTACCTGCACGACATCGCCGAGGACACCCCGATGACCCGCCAGGCCCTCCTGGATATGGGCGTTTCCGACCGGGCCGTGGGCATCATCGAGCGCGTCACCAAGCGGCTGCACGACGATCCGGACGATTACCAGGCCGGGATCCGCTTCATCGCCGAGGACCACGATGCTGCACTGGTGAAGATCGCGGACAACGCGCACAACTCACTCCCGGAGCGAGTGAAGGCCTTGGCTGAAAAGTGGCCGGACAAGCCCCCCGTCACTCGCTACGACGACGCCCGGCCCGTACTTTACGCCGCCGTCGGGGTGGAGGAGGTCCGGAAGATCCTCGCGCGGGTGAACCCCTGGTTGCTCAAGGAACTGGACGACCGGCTGGACGAGGAGGACGACACGGACTACGAGAACCTCTCTTACGAGGAGTCCGGCAGCGGGACTCCTGACTCCCGCGAGTCCTAG
- the gluQRS gene encoding tRNA glutamyl-Q(34) synthetase GluQRS produces MTSAGRFAPSPSGDLHVGNLRTALLAWLFARSTGRDFLLRVEDLDRARAGAEVEQLRDLAAVGVTWDGAVVHQTARGALYADAISRLAASGLTYECFCTRREIQEAPSAPHAPQGAYPGTCRYLDPAELEFKRSSRPAAIRLRSTVPEYKVRDVMHGEFTGVVDDFVLRRNDGVTAYNLAVVVDDTAQGIDQVVRGDDLLASTPRQAYLASLLNMPEPEYAHVPLVVNSDGVRLAKRDGAVTLGDLARAGVTAAGVRDLLLESLGLPAGTLKQALAVFDPDTLPRNPWVWKGVAGA; encoded by the coding sequence ATGACCTCCGCCGGCCGCTTCGCCCCCAGCCCTTCCGGTGACCTCCATGTCGGCAACCTCCGCACGGCCTTGCTGGCCTGGCTCTTTGCCCGCTCTACAGGGCGGGACTTTTTGTTGCGCGTGGAGGACCTGGACCGCGCGCGGGCCGGAGCGGAGGTGGAGCAGCTCCGCGATCTGGCGGCTGTCGGCGTGACCTGGGACGGCGCCGTCGTCCATCAGACTGCACGCGGTGCGCTGTATGCGGATGCAATCAGCCGGTTGGCTGCATCGGGACTGACCTATGAGTGTTTCTGCACGCGGCGGGAGATCCAGGAGGCGCCGTCCGCCCCCCACGCACCGCAGGGCGCTTACCCCGGTACCTGCCGGTACCTGGACCCCGCCGAGCTGGAATTCAAGCGGTCCAGCAGGCCAGCCGCAATCCGGCTGAGGTCCACGGTCCCCGAATACAAGGTCCGGGACGTGATGCACGGGGAGTTTACCGGGGTGGTGGACGACTTTGTGTTGCGCCGAAACGACGGCGTGACCGCATACAACCTGGCTGTGGTTGTGGATGACACCGCGCAGGGCATCGACCAGGTTGTCCGTGGGGACGATCTTCTGGCCTCCACTCCCCGCCAGGCATACCTTGCGTCACTTCTGAATATGCCCGAGCCGGAATATGCCCATGTGCCGCTGGTGGTGAATTCCGACGGCGTCCGGCTGGCCAAGCGCGACGGCGCGGTGACGCTGGGCGACCTCGCCCGCGCAGGCGTTACCGCGGCAGGGGTCCGTGACCTGCTGCTGGAATCGCTGGGGCTGCCCGCCGGAACGCTGAAGCAGGCGCTCGCCGTCTTCGACCCTGATACGCTGCCGCGGAACCCCTGGGTCTGGAAAGGCGTGGCAGGCGCCTAG
- a CDS encoding low temperature requirement protein A, whose product MSSNPLRHAMARMGGRDPHEAHRAATPLELFFDLTFVIAFGVAGSQFAHEIAEAHFAAGLLGFGFAMFAVIWAWINFTWFASAYDTDDWIFRVVTMVQLLGVLILAMGIEPLFRSLVEGKNVDNAVIVGGYVIMRLALVFQWIRASRQDPARRQTCLRYAKYLGLVQLGWIAVLVIQADVLTTMLMTVPLFILEMAAPYFAERNATTPWHAHHIAERYGLLAIIALGECLIGAIETLRAIVALHGWSLDAGLVGFGGTALAFGMWWMYFILPAGRALHLRRHRSYFFGYGHMPVFAAIAATGAGLHVVAYYIDHVGNISAAVAVASVAVPVAIFKVSLTWLLSVMICVDRIVVAVAAGVIAAMAGSIGMAAAGVPVPACLLVIVFALGVSIVIDERRAAERMHTALEQLEKKAQAPHPA is encoded by the coding sequence ATGTCCTCGAACCCACTCCGCCATGCCATGGCCCGCATGGGCGGCCGTGATCCGCACGAAGCGCATCGCGCCGCCACCCCGTTGGAGCTCTTCTTCGACCTGACCTTCGTGATCGCCTTTGGAGTGGCCGGCAGCCAGTTCGCCCACGAGATTGCCGAGGCCCACTTTGCCGCAGGACTCCTGGGGTTCGGCTTCGCCATGTTCGCGGTGATCTGGGCGTGGATCAACTTCACCTGGTTTGCGAGCGCCTACGACACTGACGACTGGATCTTTCGTGTGGTCACCATGGTCCAGTTGCTGGGTGTCCTGATCCTGGCGATGGGCATCGAGCCGTTGTTCCGGTCGCTCGTTGAAGGCAAGAACGTGGACAACGCCGTCATAGTGGGCGGCTACGTGATCATGCGGCTGGCCCTCGTCTTCCAATGGATCCGCGCGTCACGGCAGGACCCCGCCCGCCGTCAGACGTGCCTGCGTTACGCCAAATACCTTGGGCTGGTCCAGCTCGGGTGGATCGCGGTGCTGGTCATCCAGGCCGACGTGCTCACCACCATGTTGATGACCGTGCCCCTGTTCATACTGGAGATGGCTGCGCCGTACTTCGCTGAACGCAACGCAACCACACCTTGGCACGCGCACCACATCGCCGAGCGTTACGGCCTGCTGGCCATCATCGCCCTGGGCGAGTGCCTCATCGGCGCCATCGAAACGCTCCGGGCTATCGTGGCACTCCACGGTTGGAGCCTCGATGCGGGGCTGGTGGGCTTCGGCGGCACGGCGTTGGCGTTTGGCATGTGGTGGATGTACTTCATCCTGCCGGCCGGCCGCGCTTTGCACCTGCGCCGCCACCGTTCCTATTTCTTCGGCTATGGACACATGCCTGTCTTCGCCGCGATTGCGGCCACCGGGGCAGGGCTCCACGTTGTGGCCTACTACATCGACCATGTGGGCAACATCAGCGCCGCCGTAGCCGTGGCCAGCGTTGCGGTGCCGGTAGCCATCTTTAAGGTATCGCTGACCTGGCTGTTGAGCGTCATGATCTGCGTGGACCGCATAGTGGTGGCCGTAGCAGCAGGCGTGATTGCCGCGATGGCCGGATCCATTGGGATGGCCGCGGCGGGGGTCCCGGTTCCCGCTTGCCTGCTGGTGATCGTGTTTGCGCTCGGAGTTTCGATTGTCATCGATGAACGCCGCGCTGCCGAAAGAATGCACACTGCCCTTGAACAACTTGAGAAGAAGGCCCAGGCTCCCCATCCGGCCTAG
- a CDS encoding HNH endonuclease signature motif containing protein, with translation MTVSERTAGALLAEACELTASLPLTLGALQAGSISWQHARAMVDETSSLDPAGAQALEAHFLDPDAGNPARSCPAGELVPSRFRHKARTWRERHHPDSIEKRHARSAEDRRLEYAPDRDGMAWLSAYLPADAAAGIWNRATAAARALQGPTEPRTLTQLRADTAATWLLGAGGESASGLSTAHPTAENSTIGGVGTGGVPSPAAQVLITVPVFSLLGLTDEPAVLDGYGPIPATMAARLVADGADSFHRVLTDPPHRSTVGDRTDHCSNHSLDNEADHLLAWNDGGTTGINNLGQPCPKHHRLKHTTRWQPTPASKNEPPGWTSPTGRHYQSEQQDWEPTPWPDDIPKGLQDQRDNPEADLPLDPFPDRASFQAV, from the coding sequence ATGACCGTCAGTGAACGCACCGCCGGGGCCCTGCTGGCCGAAGCCTGTGAACTGACAGCCTCGCTGCCCTTGACTCTCGGCGCGTTGCAGGCAGGGTCGATTTCGTGGCAGCATGCCCGGGCAATGGTGGATGAAACGAGCAGCCTGGACCCAGCCGGGGCCCAGGCGCTGGAGGCGCATTTCCTGGACCCGGATGCGGGGAATCCGGCACGGAGCTGCCCGGCCGGGGAGCTCGTGCCGTCCCGGTTCCGGCACAAGGCCAGGACCTGGCGGGAACGCCACCACCCGGACAGCATCGAAAAACGGCACGCCAGGAGCGCCGAGGACCGGAGGCTCGAGTACGCCCCGGACCGCGACGGCATGGCCTGGCTCAGCGCCTACTTGCCCGCCGACGCCGCCGCCGGGATCTGGAACCGGGCCACAGCCGCCGCACGGGCGTTGCAGGGACCCACCGAGCCGAGGACCCTCACCCAGCTCCGCGCCGACACTGCCGCGACCTGGCTGCTCGGCGCCGGCGGCGAATCCGCTTCCGGCCTAAGCACGGCTCACCCAACGGCGGAGAACAGCACCATTGGCGGGGTCGGTACTGGCGGGGTGCCGTCACCGGCCGCGCAGGTCCTGATAACGGTTCCGGTGTTCTCGCTGCTGGGTCTCACCGACGAACCGGCAGTGCTGGACGGCTACGGACCCATCCCGGCAACCATGGCAGCCCGGCTCGTCGCCGACGGGGCTGATTCCTTCCACCGGGTCCTGACCGACCCCCCGCACCGGAGCACCGTTGGAGATCGGACGGACCACTGCAGCAACCACTCCCTCGACAACGAAGCAGACCACCTCCTCGCCTGGAACGACGGCGGCACCACCGGCATCAACAACCTCGGCCAACCCTGCCCCAAACACCACAGACTCAAACACACCACCCGCTGGCAACCCACCCCAGCCAGCAAAAACGAACCACCCGGCTGGACCTCACCCACCGGACGCCACTACCAAAGCGAACAACAGGACTGGGAACCCACACCCTGGCCAGACGATATCCCAAAAGGGCTCCAGGACCAGCGCGACAACCCAGAAGCGGACCTGCCCCTAGACCCCTTCCCCGACCGGGCATCCTTCCAAGCCGTCTAG
- a CDS encoding Lrp/AsnC family transcriptional regulator, with protein sequence MIRLQELDATDKRILNALDDDPRVPIMVLAQRLGLARGTVQSRLERMTASGALRPNSSRVLPAALGRGVAAAVSAELDQSHLNEAIAALRDIPEVLECHAPAGDTDLLIRVVATSPDDLYRVSEEIRLCPGIVRTSTSMFLREVIPYRTTGLLEG encoded by the coding sequence ATGATCAGATTGCAGGAATTGGACGCAACGGACAAAAGGATCCTCAATGCCTTGGACGATGATCCCCGCGTCCCCATCATGGTGCTGGCCCAGCGGCTGGGCCTGGCGCGCGGCACTGTGCAGTCGCGCCTGGAGCGGATGACAGCGTCGGGCGCCCTGCGTCCCAACAGCAGCCGCGTGCTTCCCGCAGCCCTCGGACGCGGGGTGGCCGCCGCTGTGAGCGCCGAACTGGACCAGAGCCACCTTAACGAAGCCATCGCCGCGCTGCGCGATATCCCTGAGGTCCTGGAGTGTCATGCCCCTGCCGGCGACACGGACCTGTTGATCCGTGTGGTGGCCACCAGCCCCGATGACCTCTACCGCGTCTCCGAGGAGATCCGGCTCTGCCCGGGGATCGTCCGCACCTCCACGAGCATGTTCCTGCGCGAGGTCATCCCGTACCGGACCACGGGGCTCCTGGAGGGCTGA
- a CDS encoding IS256 family transposase translates to MDALKASGAFDELMNQIDSGQLELDGKDGFIQQLIKASLERGLQAGLSGHLGYDKGDPIGRFLPNSRNGSYPKTLGTSAGDVDLAVPRDREGSFTPHLVPKGARRTGGLDDMIISLYAGGMTVRDIAHHLESTLGTELSHETISKITDEVLDEVLEWQKRPLEPLYPILYLDAIIIKVRDGHQVQNRAAHIAVGVDMDGIKHVLGIWVEATEGAKFWAGVCAELANRGVKDVLIVCCDGLTGFPEAIGATWPAATVQTCVVHLIRASMRFIGYQDRKKVASALRPVYTAPTADAAQEALDAFEASDLGRKYPATVRTWRNGWEKFTPFLAFPPPVRRIIYTTNAIESLNYQLRKIIKNRGHFPNDQAAVKLLWLAICNIEDKRASDRAKLEGRARENRAKTVNKLIEGTFTQGWSEALGVLVLNYPDRLGPYLNR, encoded by the coding sequence ATGGATGCGTTGAAGGCTTCGGGTGCGTTCGATGAGCTGATGAACCAGATCGATTCCGGGCAGTTGGAACTCGACGGCAAAGACGGTTTCATTCAGCAGCTGATCAAGGCCTCGCTGGAACGCGGGCTGCAGGCCGGGCTCTCCGGGCATCTGGGCTATGACAAGGGCGATCCGATCGGGCGTTTCCTGCCCAACTCCCGCAACGGGTCGTATCCGAAGACACTTGGAACCTCTGCCGGGGACGTGGATCTGGCCGTGCCTCGGGACCGCGAAGGGTCCTTCACCCCGCATCTGGTGCCGAAGGGTGCCCGCCGGACGGGTGGTCTGGATGACATGATTATCAGCCTCTACGCCGGCGGGATGACAGTCCGGGACATCGCCCACCATCTGGAATCCACGCTCGGCACGGAGCTGTCCCACGAGACGATTTCCAAGATCACCGACGAGGTCCTGGACGAGGTCCTCGAATGGCAGAAGCGACCCTTGGAGCCGCTTTATCCGATCCTGTATCTGGACGCGATCATTATCAAGGTCCGCGACGGACACCAGGTGCAGAACCGTGCCGCGCACATTGCCGTGGGCGTGGACATGGACGGCATCAAGCACGTTCTGGGGATCTGGGTCGAAGCCACCGAGGGCGCGAAGTTCTGGGCAGGGGTCTGCGCGGAACTCGCCAACCGCGGTGTGAAGGACGTCCTGATCGTCTGCTGCGACGGGCTTACTGGCTTCCCTGAGGCGATCGGCGCGACGTGGCCGGCCGCGACCGTCCAGACCTGTGTCGTTCACCTGATCCGTGCCTCGATGCGTTTCATCGGCTACCAGGACCGGAAGAAGGTCGCCTCCGCCCTGCGGCCGGTTTACACCGCCCCGACGGCCGATGCAGCGCAGGAGGCACTCGACGCGTTCGAGGCCTCCGATCTGGGACGGAAGTATCCCGCGACTGTACGAACCTGGCGGAACGGTTGGGAGAAATTCACCCCCTTCCTGGCGTTCCCGCCGCCGGTGCGTCGGATCATCTACACCACCAACGCGATTGAGTCGCTGAACTACCAGCTGCGCAAGATCATCAAGAACCGCGGGCATTTCCCCAACGACCAGGCCGCCGTGAAACTGCTCTGGCTGGCGATCTGCAACATCGAGGACAAACGCGCCAGCGACCGGGCCAAACTTGAGGGCCGAGCCCGGGAGAACCGTGCCAAGACGGTCAACAAACTCATAGAGGGAACCTTCACGCAAGGATGGAGCGAAGCCCTTGGCGTCCTCGTTCTGAACTATCCCGACAGACTCGGACCCTACCTAAACCGATGA